The Nocardioides humi genome includes a region encoding these proteins:
- a CDS encoding ABC transporter substrate-binding protein, whose amino-acid sequence MRRTPVLIIATGLATAGLSACGSGDKEGAEAVEEAVHYSGDDRTSFLTDCAKDEGVLELYTAQNPVQVDALSAAFTAKYPFLKVNATRRTTPATAEAVTKEAQARVNKVDVVSIKIEVVETMLDIFTDFDSPELDAYGDDAIGTDGKYVSVGQVPYGVIYNTDFVSAADAPQTSEDLLDPKWKGRIALSTTGPGTQWVGWMKSLYGEEWIERFGEQDIHTTEANTNAISGQVASGEAWIAPAINLSGFTGLKDAPLEWVPIDPTMAEDTVAIAKAAPHPCAAMLYVDFSLSKEGQMLSTEYISPRDDVEATGVLAGLEPAGIWEILGEQDSDAYSEAIKEWGELIDRYLIN is encoded by the coding sequence ATGCGCCGAACACCTGTGTTGATCATCGCCACCGGCCTGGCCACGGCCGGCCTGTCCGCCTGCGGCAGCGGGGACAAGGAGGGAGCCGAAGCGGTCGAGGAGGCCGTGCACTACTCCGGGGACGACCGGACGTCGTTCCTGACCGACTGCGCCAAGGACGAAGGCGTCCTGGAGCTCTATACCGCCCAGAACCCGGTGCAGGTCGACGCGCTGTCGGCGGCCTTCACCGCGAAGTACCCGTTCCTCAAGGTCAACGCCACCCGGCGCACGACCCCCGCGACCGCCGAGGCGGTGACGAAGGAGGCGCAGGCGCGGGTGAACAAGGTCGACGTCGTGAGCATCAAGATCGAGGTCGTCGAGACGATGCTCGACATCTTCACCGACTTCGACTCGCCCGAGCTCGACGCCTACGGCGACGACGCCATCGGCACCGACGGCAAGTACGTCAGTGTCGGCCAGGTGCCCTACGGCGTCATCTACAACACCGACTTCGTCTCGGCCGCCGACGCGCCCCAGACCTCCGAGGACCTGCTCGACCCGAAGTGGAAGGGCCGGATCGCCCTCTCGACCACCGGGCCCGGGACCCAGTGGGTCGGCTGGATGAAGAGCCTGTACGGCGAGGAGTGGATCGAGAGGTTCGGCGAGCAGGACATCCACACCACCGAGGCGAACACCAACGCGATCAGCGGCCAGGTGGCCTCGGGTGAGGCCTGGATCGCCCCCGCGATCAACCTCTCCGGCTTCACCGGGCTCAAGGACGCGCCGCTGGAGTGGGTCCCGATCGACCCGACCATGGCCGAGGACACCGTCGCGATCGCCAAGGCCGCCCCCCACCCCTGCGCCGCCATGCTCTACGTGGACTTCTCCTTGTCGAAGGAGGGGCAGATGCTCAGCACCGAGTACATCTCGCCCCGCGACGACGTCGAGGCGACCGGCGTGCTGGCGGGCCTGGAGCCGGCCGGCATCTGGGAGATCCTCGGCGAGCAGGACTCCGACGCCTATTCGGAGGCGATCAAGGAGTGGGGCGAGCTCATCGACCGCTACCTGATCAACTGA
- a CDS encoding thiamine pyrophosphate-binding protein: protein MTSTSADPAAAVESAPALQGYLAIPELIRRSGTGVVFSMLGETNVPWIAAGADSGAFRFVRTRHEATSVSAAAGFSRTTGAVGIASVTRGPGFANAVNALKAATHDHVPLLLIVAESPATRIKISPFYQNLDQRGITAALGAGFHHVANGSQLEETFWAAYRGARWNGLPQVLSVADGVIDDPVRLGPTPELEREAELPDPESVTAIVDVLEGARRPLVLAGQGAVHADCRAELEQLADLIGARVASTLNVNRYFSGHPHNLGVCGHSSPTLVADLISQSDVVVAVGASLNPYTTGKESLFTSATIVQVEIDVDQPFHASRAELGLLSDAREGVRALIAEWRRRGLSPRPVEGTTPSRAQIAASVADVDLGHDADRGIDLRRAFAVLDARLPADRIVISDSGRWSGTLPTFLDARDGRSWVISRGYGSIGLGLGNAIGAAAGNPDRPVVLFCGDGGFMMSSHDVDAIRLNDLDLTVFIVNDEAYGAEVPYLTPYGLPADVARQNLPDMVAYAQAFGARGVVVRTLDELEALELSPAA from the coding sequence GTGACGAGCACATCAGCTGACCCGGCCGCGGCAGTCGAGTCCGCGCCAGCGCTGCAGGGCTACCTGGCGATCCCGGAGCTGATCCGGCGGAGCGGCACCGGCGTCGTCTTCTCGATGCTCGGCGAGACGAACGTGCCCTGGATCGCGGCCGGCGCGGACAGCGGCGCCTTCCGCTTCGTCCGCACCCGCCACGAGGCCACGTCGGTGAGCGCCGCCGCCGGCTTCAGCCGGACGACCGGAGCGGTCGGCATCGCCTCGGTCACCCGCGGGCCCGGCTTCGCGAACGCCGTCAACGCACTGAAGGCGGCGACGCACGACCACGTTCCGCTGCTGCTGATCGTCGCCGAGTCACCGGCGACCAGGATCAAGATCAGCCCCTTCTACCAGAACCTCGACCAGCGCGGGATCACCGCGGCACTGGGTGCGGGCTTCCACCACGTCGCGAACGGGAGCCAGCTCGAGGAGACGTTCTGGGCGGCGTACCGCGGCGCGCGCTGGAACGGCCTGCCGCAGGTCCTCAGCGTCGCCGACGGCGTCATCGACGACCCGGTCCGGCTGGGGCCGACACCGGAGCTGGAGCGGGAGGCCGAGCTCCCCGACCCCGAGAGCGTCACGGCGATCGTGGACGTCCTGGAGGGTGCCCGCCGTCCCCTCGTGCTGGCCGGGCAGGGCGCCGTCCACGCCGACTGCCGTGCCGAGCTCGAACAGCTCGCCGACCTGATCGGAGCCCGGGTGGCGTCGACGCTCAACGTCAACCGCTACTTCTCGGGCCACCCGCACAATCTCGGTGTGTGCGGCCACTCCTCGCCCACGCTCGTCGCCGACCTGATCAGCCAGAGTGACGTCGTCGTGGCGGTCGGCGCCTCGCTGAACCCGTACACGACCGGGAAGGAGTCGCTGTTCACGAGCGCGACGATCGTCCAGGTCGAGATCGACGTCGACCAGCCCTTCCACGCCTCGCGCGCCGAGCTGGGGCTGCTCTCCGACGCGCGGGAGGGAGTCCGCGCGCTGATCGCCGAGTGGCGACGGCGCGGCCTGTCCCCGCGCCCGGTCGAGGGTACGACGCCCAGCCGGGCGCAGATCGCGGCATCGGTCGCGGACGTCGACCTCGGCCACGACGCGGACCGCGGCATCGACCTGCGGCGCGCCTTCGCCGTCCTGGACGCCCGGCTGCCGGCCGATCGGATCGTGATCTCGGACTCGGGCAGGTGGTCGGGCACGCTGCCGACCTTCCTCGACGCACGGGACGGCCGCAGCTGGGTGATCAGCCGGGGGTACGGGTCGATCGGGCTGGGCCTCGGCAACGCCATCGGCGCGGCGGCGGGCAATCCCGATCGCCCCGTGGTGCTGTTCTGCGGCGACGGCGGCTTCATGATGTCGTCCCACGACGTCGACGCGATCCGGCTCAACGACCTGGATCTCACGGTCTTCATCGTCAACGACGAGGCCTACGGCGCAGAGGTGCCCTACCTGACGCCGTACGGACTGCCCGCCGACGTCGCGCGCCAGAACCTGCCGGACATGGTGGCCTACGCGCAGGCATTCGGCGCCCGAGGGGTGGTCGTCCGCACCCTCGACGAGCTGGAGGCGCTCGAGCTGTCCCCCGCGGCCTGA
- the rraA gene encoding ribonuclease E activity regulator RraA, which yields MAAPAPRSTADLCDEFGDRLESCSLPLRQYGGERAFGGPIVTFRSPEDNLILKQIITEPGEGRVIVVDVHGSTRVAMIGDSMAETAAANGWSGFVINGAVRDVGRLAELPIGVKALGSNPRRSVKSGNGERDVTVSFGGAVFRPGAVLASDDDGIVVLPAADVSAIPNS from the coding sequence ATGGCCGCCCCGGCACCCAGGAGCACGGCAGACCTCTGCGACGAGTTCGGCGACCGGCTGGAGTCGTGCAGCCTGCCGCTGCGGCAGTACGGCGGTGAGCGGGCCTTCGGCGGCCCGATCGTCACCTTCCGATCGCCCGAGGACAACCTGATCCTCAAGCAGATCATCACCGAGCCCGGGGAGGGCCGGGTCATCGTCGTCGACGTCCACGGCTCGACCCGGGTGGCGATGATCGGCGACAGCATGGCCGAGACGGCCGCCGCCAACGGCTGGTCCGGCTTCGTCATCAACGGCGCCGTCCGCGACGTCGGCCGGCTGGCCGAGCTGCCGATCGGCGTCAAGGCCCTGGGCAGCAATCCGCGGCGCAGCGTCAAGTCCGGCAACGGCGAGCGCGACGTGACGGTCTCCTTCGGCGGCGCGGTCTTCCGCCCGGGAGCCGTGCTCGCGAGTGACGACGACGGCATCGTCGTGCTGCCCGCCGCCGACGTCAGCGCAATCCCTAATAGCTGA
- a CDS encoding NtaA/DmoA family FMN-dependent monooxygenase (This protein belongs to a clade of FMN-dependent monooxygenases, within a broader family of flavin-dependent oxidoreductases, the luciferase-like monooxygenase (LMM) family, some of whose members use coenzyme F420 rather than FMN.) produces the protein MASDNKIILTAALMHGLGMEYGAWRVRSGPASDYVSPRLYAEMAQAAERGKLHVLFLAEQMTNRDTGTERPCGSLDTTTVLGFMAAASQRVGLVGTGSTTYNHPYDLARRFATLDHLAGGRVGWNAVTTANPATAEMYGTDPHPPAGERYARADEFLEVVAALWESWEPDALVGDKERAIFADPAKVHEINHDGAHFTVRGPLPFPRSRQGRPVIFHAGSSPAGRDQAARVADVVFTAQHTLAAACEFRADIRARAAAYGRDPDQVKVLPGMSVILGATEEEAQAKKAAAHEALTLDQRLRLMWKRTGVGVDVLRAHLDLPFPVDLLPPDETFQSGTGWRRSVVDLAVTENLTVRELLSRAPGPHHHLVGTAATIADAMEERIEAGAADGFTLMVDILPDGLHDIADLLTPELQRRGLFHDDYEGETLRDSLGIGAAAPIPSALAAV, from the coding sequence ATGGCATCGGACAACAAGATCATCCTCACCGCCGCGTTGATGCACGGCCTCGGCATGGAGTACGGCGCGTGGCGGGTGAGGTCGGGGCCGGCGTCGGACTACGTGTCCCCGCGGCTGTACGCCGAGATGGCGCAGGCGGCCGAGCGCGGCAAGCTGCACGTCCTCTTCCTGGCCGAGCAGATGACGAACCGCGACACGGGCACCGAGCGCCCGTGCGGGTCGCTGGACACCACCACCGTCCTCGGGTTCATGGCCGCCGCCAGCCAGCGGGTGGGCCTGGTGGGCACCGGGTCCACCACCTACAACCACCCCTACGACCTCGCGCGCCGCTTCGCGACGCTCGACCACCTCGCCGGCGGCAGGGTCGGCTGGAACGCCGTCACCACCGCCAACCCGGCGACCGCGGAGATGTACGGCACCGACCCCCACCCGCCGGCCGGGGAGCGCTACGCCCGGGCGGACGAGTTCCTCGAGGTGGTCGCGGCACTGTGGGAGAGCTGGGAGCCGGACGCCCTCGTCGGCGACAAGGAGCGCGCGATCTTCGCCGACCCGGCGAAGGTCCACGAGATCAACCACGACGGCGCCCACTTCACGGTCCGGGGCCCGCTGCCCTTCCCCCGGTCGCGACAGGGACGGCCGGTGATCTTCCACGCGGGATCCTCACCGGCCGGCCGGGACCAGGCGGCGCGCGTCGCGGACGTCGTCTTCACCGCCCAGCACACGCTCGCCGCCGCCTGCGAGTTCCGCGCCGACATCCGCGCCCGCGCGGCGGCGTACGGACGCGACCCCGACCAGGTGAAGGTGCTGCCGGGCATGTCGGTGATCCTCGGCGCCACGGAGGAGGAGGCGCAGGCGAAGAAGGCCGCGGCGCACGAGGCGCTCACCCTCGACCAGCGGCTGCGCCTGATGTGGAAGCGCACCGGGGTCGGGGTGGACGTGCTGCGCGCGCACCTGGACCTTCCCTTCCCCGTCGACCTGCTGCCGCCCGACGAGACCTTCCAGTCGGGCACCGGCTGGCGTCGCAGCGTCGTCGACCTCGCGGTCACGGAGAACCTGACCGTCCGCGAGCTCCTCTCCCGCGCGCCCGGGCCGCACCACCACCTCGTGGGCACGGCGGCCACCATCGCGGACGCGATGGAGGAGCGCATCGAGGCCGGTGCCGCCGACGGCTTCACGCTGATGGTCGACATCCTGCCCGACGGGCTCCACGACATCGCCGACCTGCTGACGCCCGAGCTCCAGCGGCGAGGTCTCTTCCACGACGACTACGAGGGCGAGACGCTGCGCGACTCGCTCGGGATCGGCGCCGCGGCGCCGATCCCCTCGGCCCTGGCGGCGGTGTGA
- a CDS encoding NADPH-dependent FMN reductase has protein sequence MSIETNGANVLGIGGTLSPRSTSELALRHCLAAAEELGARTRMITAAQLEMPMYQWGVADGCAAAQELLDAVRWADHVVISSPGYHGGMSGLLKNALDYLQELAEESSPYLDGKAVGCIVTAAGWQAGATVLGSLRDTIHALRGWATPLGVVVNSSVSPFAPDGSVIDPGLDAKLRLLAEQVAGFPVAARRSIAV, from the coding sequence ATGAGCATCGAGACGAACGGCGCCAACGTCCTGGGCATCGGCGGCACGCTGAGCCCCCGCTCGACCTCCGAGCTGGCCCTGCGGCACTGCCTCGCGGCCGCCGAGGAGCTCGGTGCGCGGACCAGGATGATCACGGCCGCGCAGCTGGAGATGCCGATGTACCAGTGGGGCGTGGCGGACGGCTGCGCGGCCGCGCAGGAGCTGCTCGATGCGGTGCGCTGGGCCGACCACGTAGTCATCTCGTCGCCCGGCTACCACGGGGGGATGTCGGGACTGCTGAAGAACGCCCTCGACTACCTCCAGGAGCTGGCGGAGGAGAGCTCGCCCTACCTGGACGGCAAGGCGGTCGGCTGCATCGTGACCGCCGCCGGCTGGCAGGCCGGTGCGACCGTGCTCGGCTCGCTCCGCGACACCATCCACGCACTGCGTGGGTGGGCGACGCCGCTCGGCGTGGTGGTCAACTCCTCCGTCTCCCCGTTCGCTCCCGACGGCTCCGTCATCGACCCCGGGCTGGACGCGAAGCTCCGGCTGCTGGCCGAGCAGGTCGCCGGGTTCCCGGTCGCGGCCCGCCGTAGCATCGCGGTGTGA
- a CDS encoding LysR family transcriptional regulator translates to MDLRQLRILTAVAEVGSFTAAAERLYLTQSAVSQQMARLEREVGRPLFARGPRGVALTEVGRDVASGAAEVLAKMDEFELAVGALSDARSRLRIGAFSSAGVELLPRTVRRFRADHPDVDVAIRTMNPADPLEPLLSGSLDVLLVFDYSVDPRDFGTSVDRLHLLDDPFHVLLPLEHRLAGADELDLIELADAEWIFQRHSPPHQEIYERACHQAGFTPDVVFYADDFRTLQGLVAVGMGVSIAPLGASSPGRSDVASVAVRTPDLVRRISVLTLPSSQRDGAVTGFVEALRSTAAGAPGA, encoded by the coding sequence GTGGACCTCCGGCAGCTGCGCATCCTCACCGCCGTGGCGGAGGTCGGGTCCTTCACCGCGGCCGCTGAGCGGCTCTACCTCACCCAGTCGGCCGTCTCCCAGCAGATGGCGCGCCTCGAGCGGGAGGTCGGCCGTCCCCTGTTCGCCCGGGGGCCGCGCGGTGTCGCGCTGACCGAGGTGGGCCGCGACGTTGCCTCGGGCGCCGCCGAGGTGCTGGCGAAGATGGACGAGTTCGAGCTCGCGGTGGGCGCCCTCAGCGACGCCCGGTCCCGGCTGCGGATCGGCGCCTTCTCCAGCGCCGGGGTCGAGCTCCTGCCGCGCACCGTGCGCAGGTTCCGTGCCGACCACCCGGACGTGGACGTGGCGATCCGCACGATGAACCCGGCGGATCCCCTCGAGCCGCTGCTGTCGGGCTCCCTGGACGTGCTGCTCGTGTTCGACTACAGCGTGGACCCGAGGGACTTCGGGACGTCCGTGGACCGCCTCCACCTCCTCGACGACCCCTTCCACGTGCTGCTCCCGCTGGAGCACCGCCTGGCCGGTGCCGACGAGCTGGACCTGATCGAGCTGGCCGACGCCGAATGGATCTTCCAGCGCCACTCCCCGCCGCACCAGGAGATCTACGAACGTGCCTGCCACCAGGCGGGCTTCACGCCGGACGTGGTCTTCTACGCCGACGACTTCCGGACCCTGCAGGGCCTGGTCGCGGTCGGCATGGGCGTCAGCATCGCACCCCTGGGCGCCTCGTCCCCGGGCCGGAGCGATGTGGCGTCGGTGGCGGTCCGGACGCCGGACCTGGTCCGGCGGATCTCGGTGCTGACGCTGCCCAGCAGCCAGCGCGACGGCGCGGTGACCGGCTTCGTGGAGGCGCTCAGGAGCACCGCGGCGGGCGCTCCGGGGGCGTGA
- a CDS encoding isochorismatase family protein, whose protein sequence is MDTQPTPIPIEERWRRTVPPEDLAVYAEAGFGGAREMGERPCLILVDVVESFLGPRPGEQAQPGDFMSCAPHGWARMPAIVRLVDVAREAGVPVVFVKGNLMAKRFCGGSVKASAAPATSALLHSRGFPPELQPKDDEFVLEKSRPSAFFGTPLVTYLNRNRIDTVLVAGSTTSGCIRATVVDAAAYDYRVLLVEDAVFDRSMFSHTVNTFEMHQKYADVVDVARVEQLLTGRG, encoded by the coding sequence ATGGACACCCAGCCCACCCCCATCCCGATCGAGGAGCGCTGGCGCCGGACCGTGCCGCCCGAGGACCTCGCGGTCTACGCGGAGGCCGGCTTCGGCGGGGCACGGGAGATGGGCGAGCGCCCCTGCCTCATCCTCGTCGACGTCGTCGAGTCGTTCCTCGGCCCGCGTCCGGGGGAGCAGGCGCAGCCGGGCGACTTCATGTCCTGCGCGCCGCACGGCTGGGCGCGCATGCCCGCCATCGTCCGGCTGGTCGACGTCGCCCGGGAGGCCGGCGTACCGGTGGTCTTCGTGAAGGGCAACCTGATGGCCAAGCGCTTCTGCGGCGGCTCGGTCAAGGCGTCGGCGGCCCCGGCGACCTCGGCACTGCTCCACTCCCGGGGCTTCCCTCCCGAGCTGCAGCCGAAGGACGATGAGTTCGTGCTGGAGAAGTCCCGTCCCAGCGCCTTCTTCGGCACCCCGCTGGTGACCTACCTCAACCGCAACCGGATCGACACGGTGCTGGTCGCGGGCAGCACCACCTCGGGCTGCATCAGGGCGACCGTGGTCGACGCGGCCGCCTACGACTACCGGGTCCTCCTGGTCGAGGACGCGGTCTTCGACCGGTCGATGTTCTCCCACACCGTCAACACCTTCGAGATGCACCAGAAGTACGCCGACGTGGTCGACGTCGCCCGCGTGGAGCAGCTGCTCACCGGCCGCGGGTGA
- a CDS encoding ABC transporter substrate-binding protein, producing the protein MSGGRVVGAVTSVAAVLVLAGCGGGSDESARVDQAARYAGDDRQGYLEECAREEGSLSVYTAQNTDLWQPLKEGFQRKYPGIKVETTRRTSAETAETLSKEARAGVDKADVVDVKVEVAESLLELLAPFSSPELAAYPEGAIGPDDRYVISDQIPYGIVYNTDKVSDPPKTSEDLLRPEFKGHIAMSTTLLGTQWVGWMESRYGEEFLERLGEQDVRTTDANGNAIIAQVAAGEALVAPAVDLAGVEALKSGGKVAPIAWLPIDSHWTQGALSMAAKAPHPCAAMLYIDYELSAEGQTINPLYLSARDDVPAPEAVQGENEPVDIWEIVGEHSAQAYQDASRRWTELVDRYIVR; encoded by the coding sequence ATGAGCGGTGGACGCGTCGTCGGCGCGGTGACGTCCGTGGCAGCAGTGCTCGTGCTGGCCGGCTGTGGGGGCGGCTCGGACGAGTCGGCGCGGGTCGACCAGGCTGCGCGCTACGCAGGCGACGATCGGCAGGGCTACCTGGAGGAGTGCGCGAGGGAGGAGGGCTCGCTCTCGGTCTACACGGCGCAGAACACCGATCTGTGGCAGCCGCTGAAGGAGGGCTTCCAGAGGAAGTACCCCGGCATCAAGGTCGAGACGACCCGGCGCACCTCGGCCGAGACCGCCGAGACGTTGTCGAAGGAGGCCCGGGCCGGGGTGGACAAGGCCGACGTCGTCGACGTCAAGGTCGAGGTGGCCGAGAGCCTGCTCGAGCTGCTCGCGCCGTTCAGCTCGCCGGAGCTCGCGGCGTACCCGGAGGGCGCGATCGGCCCGGACGACAGGTACGTCATCAGCGACCAGATCCCCTACGGCATCGTCTACAACACCGACAAGGTGTCCGATCCTCCGAAGACCTCCGAGGACCTGCTGAGACCGGAGTTCAAGGGCCACATCGCGATGTCCACGACCCTGCTCGGCACGCAGTGGGTCGGCTGGATGGAGAGCAGGTACGGCGAGGAGTTCCTCGAGCGCCTCGGCGAGCAGGACGTGCGGACCACCGACGCCAACGGCAACGCGATCATCGCCCAGGTCGCGGCCGGCGAGGCGCTGGTCGCGCCGGCCGTCGACCTCGCGGGCGTCGAGGCGCTGAAGAGCGGCGGCAAGGTCGCGCCCATCGCATGGCTCCCGATCGACTCCCACTGGACGCAGGGCGCGCTGTCGATGGCGGCGAAGGCGCCGCACCCGTGCGCGGCGATGTTGTACATCGACTACGAGCTCTCGGCCGAGGGCCAGACCATCAACCCCCTCTACCTCTCCGCCCGGGACGACGTGCCCGCACCGGAGGCGGTGCAGGGTGAGAACGAGCCGGTGGACATCTGGGAGATCGTCGGCGAGCACTCCGCCCAGGCCTACCAGGACGCCTCGCGCCGTTGGACCGAGCTCGTCGACAGGTACATCGTCAGGTGA